The DNA region CGGGGCCTCTCTGCCCTGTAAGGTGAAAGATGGCATCCAGTCTGACTTGCACCGGGGTCATCTGGGCTCTGCTCTCGTTTCTTTGTGCGGCCACCTCCTGCGTGGGGTTCTTCATGCCCTACTGGCTCTGGGGGTCACAGCTGGGCAAGCCCGTGTCCTTCGGTACTTTCCGGAGGTGCTCCTACCCCGTGCACGATGAGAGTCGgcagatgatggtgatggttgagGAGTGTGGGCGCTACGCCTCTTTCCAGGGCATCCCCAGCGCCGAATGGAGGATCTGTACCATCGTGACCGGCCTGGGCTGTGGCCTGCTCCTCCTGGTGGCGCTCACCGCCCTCATGGGCTGCTGCGTGTCGGAGCTCATCTCCCGGATGGTGGGAAGAGTGGCCGGAGGAATTCAGTTTCTGGGGGGTAAGTGACTTCTCTCAACTTCACTTGTTTACGGGAATCGCGGAGCAATATTGAAAGTTGTGTTCCAGCTGTCTACTGAGATTATGGTAATTGACACTTGGAATGCTAATGAGACGTGGATATAGTGTGGCTTTGGGGACAGATTGCCAGAGTCAGAGATTCTTTACCGGAATTACTGTATAAACATCAAGAGCTCTTAATTTCTATATATCTGCAAACATGTACATCATTGGTCTGCTCAGTACCACCTCTGTGAGGCAGTAACGTTTAGGTTGTTTATAATGTTGGAGGGGAGACAGTTTGGATTTTATAGCTACTGGCTCTTTACGATCAACAACCAGCAATTATAGTATCTGTGTCTTTCTGGAATCCTGAGATCTTAAGAGATGAAAACTTCACGAAAAGTAGAAAAGGTTTTTGATTCAACATTGTCATCATAAGCCTTTAATACTCTTTGGTGGATATAAAATTGAGCCTTGCCCCATcttaaattatatttctaaagAAGTGATTACACTTTTAAATGAGAGATCAGTTTTACGTGAACAATTATGAATTTCACTATGCAACAAAGATAGGCTTAATTACTTtgttaggactgcttttgctgtgaaggaaaaaaaaagggaatttttAGCAAGTGATGTGTGCTTGTTTCAAATGGACTGGCTAGTCTCACTAACACCAGAAAAGGTTTGATTTTTACTTGGGTTTCCTCCAACAAGTATTGCTTCAATATTTCTGGTCATATGGttttaattatactttatttattttctgctgtgcCTTTCACCTCCATTTTTCAACCTGACGGGCTGAACTTGTCTGATTTATAATCCGCCTTGGTGAAATATGACAACCTCTGCAGATAGTACAGAACACAGGGAAACAGGAAGCCAGGAAAACGTATAAAACATATTTGTAACTTCATTGCAAAGTAAGAGTCTGAGAGCCAGCTCTTTCTTTGGGTACTCTCTTGGAGTCTTTTGTGAAAaatccagaagaagaaaaaacactaCAAATAGAGTCCTCAGATAGAGTCTACATATTGGAGACATCCCAACAGATGATTTCAGATTATCTAATATTAAACTTCCAAGTAACATTTTGAGTATGAAAATTCTCGTGCTGAAAATGCAAGGGGCCCAAAATTTCGTGTTTTGGAGTAAGAGATCCAGTTGTCTGCAGTTCTTTATTTCCTTACCAGTTGTAACTTTGTCCTCATCTATCTGTTCCCTCTGGTTTTGTGTCTCACTCTGCCCTAGGAGATAATTGGGGGGCTTAACTGTCCTTTCTTTACTGGTCAGCGTTGAGCACAAGTCTTGCTTGTGATATATAGATTCTACAGAATGACGGCACCGGAAAGCCATTAGGAAAGAGAATGAGGTTTTTGCAGAGAGTGGAAATACAAATCCGGAGTTAAAAACTTGTTGATACCTCAGATTTGAAAAACAGGACTAATGCTAGGaatatttaaaagttgttttttttttctttaagaataaaCTTTGACTTGCTGTTTGTGTTTCACTTGGCTCAGGAAAAATAGTTGggcagtttctttttctcctggtaaatattacttttcatttttttcctcttcattttgggGCAGAGGCTACTATTATTTCTGGCAGAACAGGAAAGTGCTTACGAAGAGGAATCAGTTTTTATTG from Muntiacus reevesi chromosome 11, mMunRee1.1, whole genome shotgun sequence includes:
- the LHFPL6 gene encoding LHFPL tetraspan subfamily member 6 protein, with product MASSLTCTGVIWALLSFLCAATSCVGFFMPYWLWGSQLGKPVSFGTFRRCSYPVHDESRQMMVMVEECGRYASFQGIPSAEWRICTIVTGLGCGLLLLVALTALMGCCVSELISRMVGRVAGGIQFLGGLLIGAGCALYPLGWDSEEVRQTCGYISGQFDLGKCEIGWAYYCTGAGAAAAMLLCTWLACFSGKKQKQYPY